The Mus musculus strain C57BL/6J chromosome 2, GRCm38.p6 C57BL/6J genome has a window encoding:
- the Ciz1 gene encoding cip1-interacting zinc finger protein isoform X9 — translation MFNPQLQQQQQLQQQQQQLQQQLQQQQLQQQQQQILQLQQLLQQSPPQASLSIPVSRGLPQQSSPQQLLSLQGLHSTSLLNGPMLQRALLLQQLQGNLRAFNVTAPSLAAPSLTPPQMVTPNLQQFFPQATRQSLLGPPPVGVPINPSQLNHSGRNTQKQARTPSSTTPNRKTVPLEDREDPTEGSEEATELQMDTCEDQDSLVGPDSMLSEPQVPEPEPFETLEPPAKRCRSSEESTEKGPTGQPQARVQPQTQMTAPKQTQTPDRLPEPPEVQMLPRIQPQALQIQTQPKLLRQAQTQTSPEHLAPQQDQVEPQVPSQPPWQLQPRETDPPNQAQAQTQPQPLWQAQSQKQAQTQAHPQVPTQAQSQEQTSEKTQDQPQTWPQGSVPPPEQASGPACATEPQLSSHAAEAGSDPDKALPEPVSAQSSEDRSREASAGGLDLGECEKRAGEMLGMWGAGSSLKVTILQSSNSRAFNTTPLTSGPRPGDSTSATPAIASTPSKQSLQFFCYICKASSSSQQEFQDHMSEAQHQQRLGEIQHSSQTCLLSLLPMPRDILEKEAEDPPPKRWCNTCQVYYVGDLIQHRRTQEHKVAKQSLRPFCTICNRYFKTPRKFVEHVKSQGHKDKAQELKTLEKETGSPDEDHFITVDAVGCFESGQEEDEDDDEEEEEEGEIEAEEEFCKQVKPRETSSEQGKGSETYNPNTAYGEDFLVPVMGYVCQICHKFYDSNSELRLSHCKSLAHFENLQKYKAKNPSPPPTRPVSRKCAINARNALTALFTSSHQPSPQDTVKMPSKVKPGSPGLPPPLRRSTRLKT, via the exons ATGTTCAACCCGCAactccagcagcagcaacagttgcagcagcagcagcaacagttgcagcagcagctccagcagcagcagctccagcagcagcaacagcagataCTGCAGCTCCAACAGCTGCTGCAACAGTCCCCACCACAGGCCTCCTTGTCCATTCCTGTCAGCCG GGGCCTCCCCCAGCAGTCATCCCCGCAACAGCTTCTGAGTCTCCAGGGCCTCCACTCGACCTCCCTGCTCAATGGCCCCATGCTGCAAAGAGCTTTGCTCCTACAGCAGTTGCAAG GTAACCTCCGTGCTTTCAATGTGACAGCCCCAAGCCTAGCAGCTCCCAGCCTTACACCACCCCAGATGGTCACCCCAAATCTGCAGCAGTTCTTTCCCCAGGCTACTCGACAGTCTCTGCTGGGGCCTCCTCCTGTTGGGGTCCCAATAAACCCTTCTCAGCTCAACCACTCAGGGAGGAACACCCAGAAACAGGCCAGAACCCCCTCTTCCACCACCCCCAATCGCAAG ACGGTGCCTCTGGAAGACAGGGAAGACCCCACAGAGGGGTCTGAGGAAGCCACGGAGCTCCAGATGGACACATGTGAAG ACCAAGATTCACTAGTCGGTCCAGATAGCATGCTGAGTGAGCCCCAAGTGCCTGAGCCTGAGCCCTTTGAGACATTGGAACCACCAGCCAAGAGGTGCAGGAG CTCAGAGGAGTCCACCGAGAAAGGCCCTACAGGGCAGCCACAAGCAAGGGTCCAGCCTCAGACCCAGATGACAGCACCAAAGCAGACACAGACCCCGGATCGGCTGCCTGAGCCACCAGAAGTCCAAATGCTGCCGCGTATCCAGCCACAGGCACTGCAGATCCAGACCCAGCCAAAGCTGCTGaggcaggcacagacacagacctcTCCAGAGCACTTAGCGCCCCAGCAGGATCAGGTAGAGCCACAGGTACCATCACAGCCCCCATGGCAGTTGCAGCCACGGGAGACAGACCCACCGAACCAAGCTCAGGCACAGACCCAGCCTCAGCCCCTCTGGCAGGCGCAGTCACAGAAGCAGGCCCAGACACAGGCACATCCACAGGTACCCACCCAAGCACAGTCACAGGAGCAGACATCAGAGAAGACCCAGGACCAGCCTCAGACCTGGCCACAGGGGTCAGTACCCCCACCAGAACAAGCGTCAGGTCCAGCCTGTGCCACGGAACCACAGCTATCCTCTCACGCTGCAGAAGCTGGGAGTG ACCCAGACAAGGCCTTGCCAGAACCAGTAAGTGCCCAGAGCAGTGAAGACAGGAGCCGGGAGGCGTCCGCTGGTGGCCTGGATTTGGGAGAATGTGAAAAGAGAGCGGGAGAGATGCTGGGG ATGTGGGGGGCTGGGAGCTCCCTGAAGGTCACCATCCTGCAGAGTAGCAACAGCCGGGCCTTTAACACCACACCCCTCACATCTGGACCTCGCCCTGGGGACTCTACCTCTGCCACCCCTGCCATTGCCAGCACACCCTCCAAGCAAAGCCTCCAGTTCTTCTGCTACATCTGcaaggccagcagcagcagccagcag GAGTTCCAGGATCACATGTCAGAGGCTCAGCACCAACAGCGGCTTGGGGAAATACAACACTCGAGCCAGACCTGCCTGCTGTCCCTGCTGCCCATGCCTCGGGACATCCTGGAGAAAGAAGCGGA AGATCCTCCGCCCAAACGCTGGTGCAACACCTGCCAGGTGTACTACGTGGGAGACTTGATCCAGCACCGTAGGACACAGGAGCACAAG GTTGCCAAACAATCCCTGAGGCCCTTCTGCACCATATGCAACCGTTACTTCAAGACCCCTCGAAAGTTTGTGGAGCACGTGAAGTCCCAGGGACACAAGGACAAGGCCCAAGAG CTGAAGACACTTGAAAAGGAGACAGGCAGCCCAGATGAGGACCACTTCATCACTGTGGACGCCGTCGGTTGCTTTGAGAGTGGTCAAGAAGAGGACGAGGATGACgacgaggaagaagaagaagaaggagagattgAGGCTGAGGAGGAATTCTGCAAGCAG GTGAAGCCGAGAGAAACATCCTCAGAGCAAGGGAAGGGCTCTGAGACGTACAACCCCAACACAGCCTATG GTGAGGATTTCCTGGTGCCAGTGATGGGCTATGTCTGTCAAATCTGTCACAAGTTCTACGACAGCAACTCAGAATTGCGGCTTTCTCACTGCAAGTCCCTGGCCCACTTTGAGAACCTGCAG AAATACAAAGCCAAGAACCCAAGCCCTCCTCCTACCCGGCCTGTGAGCCGCAAGTGTGCCATCAACGCCCGCAACGCCCTGACTGCACTGTTCACCTCTAGCCACCAGCCCAGCCcccaggacacagtgaaaatgCCCAGCAAGGTGAAGCCTGGATCCCCCggactccctcctccccttcggCGCTCAACACGCCTCAAAACCTGA
- the Ciz1 gene encoding cip1-interacting zinc finger protein isoform X16, with the protein MPPATYDGASLTMPTATLGNLRAFNVTAPSLAAPSLTPPQMVTPNLQQFFPQATRQSLLGPPPVGVPINPSQLNHSGRNTQKQARTPSSTTPNRKDSSSQTVPLEDREDPTEGSEEATELQMDTCEDQDSLVGPDSMLSEPQVPEPEPFETLEPPAKRCRSSEESTEKGPTGQPQARVQPQTQMTAPKQTQTPDRLPEPPEVQMLPRIQPQALQIQTQPKLLRQAQTQTSPEHLAPQQDQVEPQVPSQPPWQLQPRETDPPNQAQAQTQPQPLWQAQSQKQAQTQAHPQVPTQAQSQEQTSEKTQDQPQTWPQGSVPPPEQASGPACATEPQLSSHAAEAGSDPDKALPEPVSAQSSEDRSREASAGGLDLGECEKRAGEMLGMWGAGSSLKVTILQSSNSRAFNTTPLTSGPRPGDSTSATPAIASTPSKQSLQFFCYICKASSSSQQEFQDHMSEAQHQQRLGEIQHSSQTCLLSLLPMPRDILEKEAEDPPPKRWCNTCQVYYVGDLIQHRRTQEHKVAKQSLRPFCTICNRYFKTPRKFVEHVKSQGHKDKAQELKTLEKETGSPDEDHFITVDAVGCFESGQEEDEDDDEEEEEEGEIEAEEEFCKQVKPRETSSEQGKGSETYNPNTAYGEDFLVPVMGYVCQICHKFYDSNSELRLSHCKSLAHFENLQKYKAKNPSPPPTRPVSRKCAINARNALTALFTSSHQPSPQDTVKMPSKVKPGSPGLPPPLRRSTRLKT; encoded by the exons ATGCCACCAGCCACGTATGACGGTGCCAGCCTCACCATGCCTACGGCAACACTGG GTAACCTCCGTGCTTTCAATGTGACAGCCCCAAGCCTAGCAGCTCCCAGCCTTACACCACCCCAGATGGTCACCCCAAATCTGCAGCAGTTCTTTCCCCAGGCTACTCGACAGTCTCTGCTGGGGCCTCCTCCTGTTGGGGTCCCAATAAACCCTTCTCAGCTCAACCACTCAGGGAGGAACACCCAGAAACAGGCCAGAACCCCCTCTTCCACCACCCCCAATCGCAAG GATTCTTCTTCTCAGACGGTGCCTCTGGAAGACAGGGAAGACCCCACAGAGGGGTCTGAGGAAGCCACGGAGCTCCAGATGGACACATGTGAAG ACCAAGATTCACTAGTCGGTCCAGATAGCATGCTGAGTGAGCCCCAAGTGCCTGAGCCTGAGCCCTTTGAGACATTGGAACCACCAGCCAAGAGGTGCAGGAG CTCAGAGGAGTCCACCGAGAAAGGCCCTACAGGGCAGCCACAAGCAAGGGTCCAGCCTCAGACCCAGATGACAGCACCAAAGCAGACACAGACCCCGGATCGGCTGCCTGAGCCACCAGAAGTCCAAATGCTGCCGCGTATCCAGCCACAGGCACTGCAGATCCAGACCCAGCCAAAGCTGCTGaggcaggcacagacacagacctcTCCAGAGCACTTAGCGCCCCAGCAGGATCAGGTAGAGCCACAGGTACCATCACAGCCCCCATGGCAGTTGCAGCCACGGGAGACAGACCCACCGAACCAAGCTCAGGCACAGACCCAGCCTCAGCCCCTCTGGCAGGCGCAGTCACAGAAGCAGGCCCAGACACAGGCACATCCACAGGTACCCACCCAAGCACAGTCACAGGAGCAGACATCAGAGAAGACCCAGGACCAGCCTCAGACCTGGCCACAGGGGTCAGTACCCCCACCAGAACAAGCGTCAGGTCCAGCCTGTGCCACGGAACCACAGCTATCCTCTCACGCTGCAGAAGCTGGGAGTG ACCCAGACAAGGCCTTGCCAGAACCAGTAAGTGCCCAGAGCAGTGAAGACAGGAGCCGGGAGGCGTCCGCTGGTGGCCTGGATTTGGGAGAATGTGAAAAGAGAGCGGGAGAGATGCTGGGG ATGTGGGGGGCTGGGAGCTCCCTGAAGGTCACCATCCTGCAGAGTAGCAACAGCCGGGCCTTTAACACCACACCCCTCACATCTGGACCTCGCCCTGGGGACTCTACCTCTGCCACCCCTGCCATTGCCAGCACACCCTCCAAGCAAAGCCTCCAGTTCTTCTGCTACATCTGcaaggccagcagcagcagccagcag GAGTTCCAGGATCACATGTCAGAGGCTCAGCACCAACAGCGGCTTGGGGAAATACAACACTCGAGCCAGACCTGCCTGCTGTCCCTGCTGCCCATGCCTCGGGACATCCTGGAGAAAGAAGCGGA AGATCCTCCGCCCAAACGCTGGTGCAACACCTGCCAGGTGTACTACGTGGGAGACTTGATCCAGCACCGTAGGACACAGGAGCACAAG GTTGCCAAACAATCCCTGAGGCCCTTCTGCACCATATGCAACCGTTACTTCAAGACCCCTCGAAAGTTTGTGGAGCACGTGAAGTCCCAGGGACACAAGGACAAGGCCCAAGAG CTGAAGACACTTGAAAAGGAGACAGGCAGCCCAGATGAGGACCACTTCATCACTGTGGACGCCGTCGGTTGCTTTGAGAGTGGTCAAGAAGAGGACGAGGATGACgacgaggaagaagaagaagaaggagagattgAGGCTGAGGAGGAATTCTGCAAGCAG GTGAAGCCGAGAGAAACATCCTCAGAGCAAGGGAAGGGCTCTGAGACGTACAACCCCAACACAGCCTATG GTGAGGATTTCCTGGTGCCAGTGATGGGCTATGTCTGTCAAATCTGTCACAAGTTCTACGACAGCAACTCAGAATTGCGGCTTTCTCACTGCAAGTCCCTGGCCCACTTTGAGAACCTGCAG AAATACAAAGCCAAGAACCCAAGCCCTCCTCCTACCCGGCCTGTGAGCCGCAAGTGTGCCATCAACGCCCGCAACGCCCTGACTGCACTGTTCACCTCTAGCCACCAGCCCAGCCcccaggacacagtgaaaatgCCCAGCAAGGTGAAGCCTGGATCCCCCggactccctcctccccttcggCGCTCAACACGCCTCAAAACCTGA
- the Ciz1 gene encoding cip1-interacting zinc finger protein isoform X6, with translation MFNPQLQQQQQLQQQQQQLQQQLQQQQLQQQQQQILQLQQLLQQSPPQASLSIPVSRGLPQQSSPQQLLSLQGLHSTSLLNGPMLQRALLLQQLQGNLRAFNVTAPSLAAPSLTPPQMVTPNLQQFFPQATRQSLLGPPPVGVPINPSQLNHSGRNTQKQARTPSSTTPNRKDSSSQTVPLEDREDPTEGSEEATELQMDTCEDQDSLVGPDSMLSEPQVPEPEPFETLEPPAKRCRSSEESTEKGPTGQPQARVQPQTQMTAPKQTQTPDRLPEPPEVQMLPRIQPQALQIQTQPKLLRQAQTQTSPEHLAPQQDQVEPQVPSQPPWQLQPRETDPPNQAQAQTQPQPLWQAQSQKQAQTQAHPQVPTQAQSQEQTSEKTQDQPQTWPQGSVPPPEQASGPACATEPQLSSHAAEAGSDPDKALPEPVSAQSSEDRSREASAGGLDLGECEKRAGEMLGMWGAGSSLKVTILQSSNSRAFNTTPLTSGPRPGDSTSATPAIASTPSKQSLQFFCYICKASSSSQQEFQDHMSEAQHQQRLGEIQHSSQTCLLSLLPMPRDILEKEAEDPPPKRWCNTCQVYYVGDLIQHRRTQEHKVAKQSLRPFCTICNRYFKTPRKFVEHVKSQGHKDKAQELKTLEKETGSPDEDHFITVDAVGCFESGQEEDEDDDEEEEEEGEIEAEEEFCKQVKPRETSSEQGKGSETYNPNTAYGEDFLVPVMGYVCQICHKFYDSNSELRLSHCKSLAHFENLQKYKAKNPSPPPTRPVSRKCAINARNALTALFTSSHQPSPQDTVKMPSKVKPGSPGLPPPLRRSTRLKT, from the exons ATGTTCAACCCGCAactccagcagcagcaacagttgcagcagcagcagcaacagttgcagcagcagctccagcagcagcagctccagcagcagcaacagcagataCTGCAGCTCCAACAGCTGCTGCAACAGTCCCCACCACAGGCCTCCTTGTCCATTCCTGTCAGCCG GGGCCTCCCCCAGCAGTCATCCCCGCAACAGCTTCTGAGTCTCCAGGGCCTCCACTCGACCTCCCTGCTCAATGGCCCCATGCTGCAAAGAGCTTTGCTCCTACAGCAGTTGCAAG GTAACCTCCGTGCTTTCAATGTGACAGCCCCAAGCCTAGCAGCTCCCAGCCTTACACCACCCCAGATGGTCACCCCAAATCTGCAGCAGTTCTTTCCCCAGGCTACTCGACAGTCTCTGCTGGGGCCTCCTCCTGTTGGGGTCCCAATAAACCCTTCTCAGCTCAACCACTCAGGGAGGAACACCCAGAAACAGGCCAGAACCCCCTCTTCCACCACCCCCAATCGCAAG GATTCTTCTTCTCAGACGGTGCCTCTGGAAGACAGGGAAGACCCCACAGAGGGGTCTGAGGAAGCCACGGAGCTCCAGATGGACACATGTGAAG ACCAAGATTCACTAGTCGGTCCAGATAGCATGCTGAGTGAGCCCCAAGTGCCTGAGCCTGAGCCCTTTGAGACATTGGAACCACCAGCCAAGAGGTGCAGGAG CTCAGAGGAGTCCACCGAGAAAGGCCCTACAGGGCAGCCACAAGCAAGGGTCCAGCCTCAGACCCAGATGACAGCACCAAAGCAGACACAGACCCCGGATCGGCTGCCTGAGCCACCAGAAGTCCAAATGCTGCCGCGTATCCAGCCACAGGCACTGCAGATCCAGACCCAGCCAAAGCTGCTGaggcaggcacagacacagacctcTCCAGAGCACTTAGCGCCCCAGCAGGATCAGGTAGAGCCACAGGTACCATCACAGCCCCCATGGCAGTTGCAGCCACGGGAGACAGACCCACCGAACCAAGCTCAGGCACAGACCCAGCCTCAGCCCCTCTGGCAGGCGCAGTCACAGAAGCAGGCCCAGACACAGGCACATCCACAGGTACCCACCCAAGCACAGTCACAGGAGCAGACATCAGAGAAGACCCAGGACCAGCCTCAGACCTGGCCACAGGGGTCAGTACCCCCACCAGAACAAGCGTCAGGTCCAGCCTGTGCCACGGAACCACAGCTATCCTCTCACGCTGCAGAAGCTGGGAGTG ACCCAGACAAGGCCTTGCCAGAACCAGTAAGTGCCCAGAGCAGTGAAGACAGGAGCCGGGAGGCGTCCGCTGGTGGCCTGGATTTGGGAGAATGTGAAAAGAGAGCGGGAGAGATGCTGGGG ATGTGGGGGGCTGGGAGCTCCCTGAAGGTCACCATCCTGCAGAGTAGCAACAGCCGGGCCTTTAACACCACACCCCTCACATCTGGACCTCGCCCTGGGGACTCTACCTCTGCCACCCCTGCCATTGCCAGCACACCCTCCAAGCAAAGCCTCCAGTTCTTCTGCTACATCTGcaaggccagcagcagcagccagcag GAGTTCCAGGATCACATGTCAGAGGCTCAGCACCAACAGCGGCTTGGGGAAATACAACACTCGAGCCAGACCTGCCTGCTGTCCCTGCTGCCCATGCCTCGGGACATCCTGGAGAAAGAAGCGGA AGATCCTCCGCCCAAACGCTGGTGCAACACCTGCCAGGTGTACTACGTGGGAGACTTGATCCAGCACCGTAGGACACAGGAGCACAAG GTTGCCAAACAATCCCTGAGGCCCTTCTGCACCATATGCAACCGTTACTTCAAGACCCCTCGAAAGTTTGTGGAGCACGTGAAGTCCCAGGGACACAAGGACAAGGCCCAAGAG CTGAAGACACTTGAAAAGGAGACAGGCAGCCCAGATGAGGACCACTTCATCACTGTGGACGCCGTCGGTTGCTTTGAGAGTGGTCAAGAAGAGGACGAGGATGACgacgaggaagaagaagaagaaggagagattgAGGCTGAGGAGGAATTCTGCAAGCAG GTGAAGCCGAGAGAAACATCCTCAGAGCAAGGGAAGGGCTCTGAGACGTACAACCCCAACACAGCCTATG GTGAGGATTTCCTGGTGCCAGTGATGGGCTATGTCTGTCAAATCTGTCACAAGTTCTACGACAGCAACTCAGAATTGCGGCTTTCTCACTGCAAGTCCCTGGCCCACTTTGAGAACCTGCAG AAATACAAAGCCAAGAACCCAAGCCCTCCTCCTACCCGGCCTGTGAGCCGCAAGTGTGCCATCAACGCCCGCAACGCCCTGACTGCACTGTTCACCTCTAGCCACCAGCCCAGCCcccaggacacagtgaaaatgCCCAGCAAGGTGAAGCCTGGATCCCCCggactccctcctccccttcggCGCTCAACACGCCTCAAAACCTGA
- the Ciz1 gene encoding cip1-interacting zinc finger protein isoform X19 — MPPATYDGASLTMPTATLGNLRAFNVTAPSLAAPSLTPPQMVTPNLQQFFPQATRQSLLGPPPVGVPINPSQLNHSGRNTQKQARTPSSTTPNRKDSSSQTVPLEDREDPTEGSEEATELQMDTCEDQDSLVGPDSMLSEPQVPEPEPFETLEPPAKRCRSSEESTEKGPTGQPQARVQPQTQMTAPKQTQTPDRLPEPPEVQMLPRIQPQALQIQTQPKLLRQAQTQTSPEHLAPQQDQVPTQAQSQEQTSEKTQDQPQTWPQGSVPPPEQASGPACATEPQLSSHAAEAGSDPDKALPEPVSAQSSEDRSREASAGGLDLGECEKRAGEMLGMWGAGSSLKVTILQSSNSRAFNTTPLTSGPRPGDSTSATPAIASTPSKQSLQFFCYICKASSSSQQEFQDHMSEAQHQQRLGEIQHSSQTCLLSLLPMPRDILEKEAEDPPPKRWCNTCQVYYVGDLIQHRRTQEHKVAKQSLRPFCTICNRYFKTPRKFVEHVKSQGHKDKAQELKTLEKETGSPDEDHFITVDAVGCFESGQEEDEDDDEEEEEEGEIEAEEEFCKQVKPRETSSEQGKGSETYNPNTAYGEDFLVPVMGYVCQICHKFYDSNSELRLSHCKSLAHFENLQKYKAKNPSPPPTRPVSRKCAINARNALTALFTSSHQPSPQDTVKMPSKVKPGSPGLPPPLRRSTRLKT, encoded by the exons ATGCCACCAGCCACGTATGACGGTGCCAGCCTCACCATGCCTACGGCAACACTGG GTAACCTCCGTGCTTTCAATGTGACAGCCCCAAGCCTAGCAGCTCCCAGCCTTACACCACCCCAGATGGTCACCCCAAATCTGCAGCAGTTCTTTCCCCAGGCTACTCGACAGTCTCTGCTGGGGCCTCCTCCTGTTGGGGTCCCAATAAACCCTTCTCAGCTCAACCACTCAGGGAGGAACACCCAGAAACAGGCCAGAACCCCCTCTTCCACCACCCCCAATCGCAAG GATTCTTCTTCTCAGACGGTGCCTCTGGAAGACAGGGAAGACCCCACAGAGGGGTCTGAGGAAGCCACGGAGCTCCAGATGGACACATGTGAAG ACCAAGATTCACTAGTCGGTCCAGATAGCATGCTGAGTGAGCCCCAAGTGCCTGAGCCTGAGCCCTTTGAGACATTGGAACCACCAGCCAAGAGGTGCAGGAG CTCAGAGGAGTCCACCGAGAAAGGCCCTACAGGGCAGCCACAAGCAAGGGTCCAGCCTCAGACCCAGATGACAGCACCAAAGCAGACACAGACCCCGGATCGGCTGCCTGAGCCACCAGAAGTCCAAATGCTGCCGCGTATCCAGCCACAGGCACTGCAGATCCAGACCCAGCCAAAGCTGCTGaggcaggcacagacacagacctcTCCAGAGCACTTAGCGCCCCAGCAGGATCAG GTACCCACCCAAGCACAGTCACAGGAGCAGACATCAGAGAAGACCCAGGACCAGCCTCAGACCTGGCCACAGGGGTCAGTACCCCCACCAGAACAAGCGTCAGGTCCAGCCTGTGCCACGGAACCACAGCTATCCTCTCACGCTGCAGAAGCTGGGAGTG ACCCAGACAAGGCCTTGCCAGAACCAGTAAGTGCCCAGAGCAGTGAAGACAGGAGCCGGGAGGCGTCCGCTGGTGGCCTGGATTTGGGAGAATGTGAAAAGAGAGCGGGAGAGATGCTGGGG ATGTGGGGGGCTGGGAGCTCCCTGAAGGTCACCATCCTGCAGAGTAGCAACAGCCGGGCCTTTAACACCACACCCCTCACATCTGGACCTCGCCCTGGGGACTCTACCTCTGCCACCCCTGCCATTGCCAGCACACCCTCCAAGCAAAGCCTCCAGTTCTTCTGCTACATCTGcaaggccagcagcagcagccagcag GAGTTCCAGGATCACATGTCAGAGGCTCAGCACCAACAGCGGCTTGGGGAAATACAACACTCGAGCCAGACCTGCCTGCTGTCCCTGCTGCCCATGCCTCGGGACATCCTGGAGAAAGAAGCGGA AGATCCTCCGCCCAAACGCTGGTGCAACACCTGCCAGGTGTACTACGTGGGAGACTTGATCCAGCACCGTAGGACACAGGAGCACAAG GTTGCCAAACAATCCCTGAGGCCCTTCTGCACCATATGCAACCGTTACTTCAAGACCCCTCGAAAGTTTGTGGAGCACGTGAAGTCCCAGGGACACAAGGACAAGGCCCAAGAG CTGAAGACACTTGAAAAGGAGACAGGCAGCCCAGATGAGGACCACTTCATCACTGTGGACGCCGTCGGTTGCTTTGAGAGTGGTCAAGAAGAGGACGAGGATGACgacgaggaagaagaagaagaaggagagattgAGGCTGAGGAGGAATTCTGCAAGCAG GTGAAGCCGAGAGAAACATCCTCAGAGCAAGGGAAGGGCTCTGAGACGTACAACCCCAACACAGCCTATG GTGAGGATTTCCTGGTGCCAGTGATGGGCTATGTCTGTCAAATCTGTCACAAGTTCTACGACAGCAACTCAGAATTGCGGCTTTCTCACTGCAAGTCCCTGGCCCACTTTGAGAACCTGCAG AAATACAAAGCCAAGAACCCAAGCCCTCCTCCTACCCGGCCTGTGAGCCGCAAGTGTGCCATCAACGCCCGCAACGCCCTGACTGCACTGTTCACCTCTAGCCACCAGCCCAGCCcccaggacacagtgaaaatgCCCAGCAAGGTGAAGCCTGGATCCCCCggactccctcctccccttcggCGCTCAACACGCCTCAAAACCTGA